The proteins below come from a single Felis catus isolate Fca126 chromosome A1, F.catus_Fca126_mat1.0, whole genome shotgun sequence genomic window:
- the NSA2 gene encoding ribosome biogenesis protein NSA2 homolog, which translates to MPQNEYIELHRKRYGYRLDYHEKKRKKEGREAHERSKKAKKMIGLKAKLYHKQRHAEKIQMKKTIKMHEKRNTKQKNDEKTPQGAVPAYLLDREGQSRAKVLSNMIKQKRKEKAGKWEVPLPKVRAQGETEVLKVIRTGKRKKKAWKRMVTKVCFVGDGFTRKPPKYERFIRPMGLRFKKAHVTHPELKATFCLPVLGVKKNPSSPLYTSLGVITKGTVIEVNVSELGLVTQGGKVIWGKYAQVTNNPENDGCINAVLLV; encoded by the exons CCACAAAACGAATATATTGAGTTACACCGGAAGCGCTATGGCTATCGTTTGGATTaccatgagaaaaagagaaagaaggaaggtcgAGAGGCTCATGAACGTtcaaagaaggcaaaaaagatGATTGGTCTGAAAGCTAAGCTCTACCATAAACAGCGCCATgctgagaaaatacaaatgaaaaagac tATCAAGATGCATGAAAAGAGAAACACCAAGCAAAAGAATGATGAAAAGACTCCACAAGGAGCAGTACCTGCGTATCTGCTGGACAGGGAGGGACAGTCCCGAGCTAAAGTACTTTCCAATATGATTAAACAAAAACGAAAAGAGAAAGCA GGAAAATGGGAAGTCCCTTTGCCCAAAGTTCGTGCCCAGGGAGAAACAGAAGTATTAAAAGTTATTcgaacaggaaagagaaagaagaaagcatgGAAGAGGATGGTTACAAAAGTCTGCTTTGTTGGAGATGGCTTTACTCGAAAACCACCTAAATATGAAAGATTCATTAGGCCAATG GGCTTACGTTTCAAAAAGGCCCATGTAACACATCCTGAATTGAAAGCCACCTTTTGCCTGCCAGTACTTGGTGTAAAAAAGAATCCCTCATCCCCACTATATACGTCTTTGGGTGTTATTACCAAAGGTACTGTCATTGAAGTGAACGTGAGTGAGCTGGGCCTTGTGACACAAGGAGGCAAGGTTATTTGGG GAAAATATGCCCAGGTTACCAACAATCCTGAAAACGATGGATGCATAAATGCAGTCTTGCTGGTTTGA